The nucleotide sequence TGCGGTTGAATGTATAGCTCCCAGATGTGGCCACTGAGATGGTGATCGGATTGACCCCGTTGAAGTCCACATATATATGCTGGCCGGAGTTCTCTCCGCAGATGGTGGGCACTTGGGAGGTTCCTCCGGTGATGGTCAAGGCATCGGTGGTGCAGGATCCATCGCCCGTAGGAGGAGCCAGCGAAAGGGAGAGGAAGTCCACGCGCATCTGACAGATGGTTGAATCCGGCGGAGTAACCACAATGGAACAGCGTCCGCCGCCCGCATAAGGAGCTGGATAATTGCTGTTGTAGAAGTATGTGTTGTTGTACGTAGTACTCGCTCCACAAGTCCTTTGATCTGTTtcaaagaaatattatttaGTACTTAAGATGGTTTATTATATTCTGATAGTATGTACTTACAAATGCAGCAGATGGCCTGGGCCGTAATAGTGGAACAGCTGCCCGCCGCTACTCCACTGTTGTCCGTGCACTCTCCGTTGATAACGCAGGTGCCCAGGAGCAGGTTGTTGCCAGTGCAAATGTCATTGGAAAAGCGACCAATTGTGTAGAAAGGAAACCCTGGGAAAAGAAGAAATACTCATTGAAATGGCATTGAAAATTCTCTGGAAGGGTAGGGAGATTTATGACCTAGGGAACAAACCTAGAAGCTTTATCATTTAAAGAACTTGCTATCAGCCGCCCTTTATCACCTTGTAAACCCCTATAAGGTAACTTTACAGTAAACATTCTATTTCttcaatatatattttataggaATATATGAAAAAGCTATAATATTAATGGAGTCTTTCTTTAAAATAGTAAAATGTTTACACATGattaacaaatatttgaattAAATAATGTTTCTTGCAGAAGAAAttcccaaaaatgttaattcaaTATTGTTCTTTGCAAAACAAGTTTTGATAAATAGCAatcaaaataattattttaaacttGGTATTTTTAAAAGATAATTGAATTGCAAAGGTATTTTTTTTGACTTTTCATCGTAAATAATTTTCCAAAAAGAAAATGAGTTACCAAACACCCAGATAAGAAGGTAAATTATCACTTTTCATCTGTTAGGAATTCAGTTGCTTTAAAATCATCTAATGGAGGTTTCACTTTATATTCCAGAAATGCAATGCGCAAATGGAAACGTTTGCCGCAGCAGCAATGATGATTGTATGGCAATGAAATACCTAAGACTAAAGAATCCACCTGTGGTACATGTACAGTGGGTGATAATTGAGGCCTGACCCACATACTTCCACCACGACGGAAAAACAAACTGCCGGCATTCATCCGGTCCGATCTTCGCAAGAGTCACCTGCTGTGGAGCTCAAACTTACAGCGAGGATGTCGCGATCCACTGCGGGCCAAGCTGGAATCCTCCTCCGCTGCTAGGAGGGTATCATTCCCCAGGATCAGGCTGTCATTGCCCAGGATCAGGGATTCGTTATATGTCGAATTTGAAGACAAGGCCGATCTGCTGGCACGTGCCGCACTGTAGATGCCCACTATGTAACTGCTGAAGAAGATGGCCACGAGGGCCAAAAGCTGCGACGAACGACCACCGGCAGACATGATAATCGGATATCGTATGGATCACTTTCGGTTTTCACTCGGGAAGCTGGAGCTAGAGTTGCTGGAACGGATTGGGTACCGATCGAGAGAGACGTGCATCCGCGCGTGTGACACAATGGAGACTGAACCGATGGGGACTCGACTTCTGGGGGCACAGTCAGTTGGGCCAGGCCAGTGGGCCTCACAGGTGCTAATTGAGAGAACCCGACTACTCATGCACCATTTCCAGGGACGGCTGGAGTTCCCCGAAATGCATGTTCCGTTTTTATTAGCCAAACATAGATGTTTACAGTCCTAATATTCTTACGTTTAACTTATATAAAGGTTACTACTTTTGTTATACTATCCATATATGTTTACAATCCTAATATTCTTACGTTTAACTTATATAAAGGATACTTATAAGATTTAGATCTATAAGCAAACTAATGATTTTTGAGCACTATCAGCTATAGGCCTTCAGATAGAGTAGGTCATAAATATCTTCGAGAACAATACTTCTacaaattaaaacattttccattaaaatttACTTTCTGAACTACAAATTATACAATCCTTTTCTAAAAACTTAAGCATTTTCTGTTTGTAAGATACGTAAAATTGAAAAAGGTTTATTTACGAAAACAATTGTTGATCAACTAATTTTCTAAACATATTACTGGAATTTCATTGATAAAGGATTTGAAAATGTTCCCAATAGCAAACTGCGCACCCTTTGTGACCCATTTCCGATTTTTGGTGAATGAATTTCACCATGTAGTCAAGACCCCAATCCGCTCCTGCTCGGAGATCGTGTGGGGCCTATTTCACTTGGTTGAGAGAGAATGTGGAGCACTCACGCATGGGAAGTGCTCGGCTCCTAACTCGTATTGGCTTTATTCGTTACCCGAATTTACGCGTACCGCTTCTGGACGACAACAAACAAATTTCTGGGCGAGGAAAGTGATAGAAATGCCTGGCACTGCTATCCAATTTGGCGGTTTGCGCACGCGTGCAGCGCCGCATGATTCCTCGGATCGGATAAAAGAAAGTGTCCGTCTGTTTGCTCTTCTCTCCGCCGGTATGTGTAAGTCCAGCTTTACGGGCCTCTTCTTTCCGCTCGAGCCA is from Drosophila suzukii chromosome 3, CBGP_Dsuzu_IsoJpt1.0, whole genome shotgun sequence and encodes:
- the LOC108012600 gene encoding uncharacterized protein, with product MSAGGRSSQLLALVAIFFSSYIVGIYSAARASRSALSSNSTYNESLILGNDSLILGNDTLLAAEEDSSLARSGSRHPRWFPFYTIGRFSNDICTGNNLLLGTCVINGECTDNSGVAAGSCSTITAQAICCIYQRTCGASTTYNNTYFYNSNYPAPYAGGGRCSIVVTPPDSTICQMRVDFLSLSLAPPTGDGSCTTDALTITGGTSQVPTICGENSGQHIYVDFNGVNPITISVATSGSYTFNRNWQFLIRMLACSSATLAPAGCLQYYMPSSGTLSSFNYNSPASAALNSIGVQGTRQLANTNYGICIRKAAGMCSITYSQVGSDTYSFTLTNDVGAVDPTLLATSSVQSQDCTTDYIVIPVPTQGGVSMPSDRFCGLGLVSTTTAAKPFVVYTVTDGNEDMDISNRGFSLSYSQNACPIL